A genome region from Arachis duranensis cultivar V14167 chromosome 8, aradu.V14167.gnm2.J7QH, whole genome shotgun sequence includes the following:
- the LOC107460694 gene encoding delta-aminolevulinic acid dehydratase, chloroplastic — translation MLMASAIANAQFTIINPSSSFDSHGYIGLRPTQPSNLKLSSNRTTSTNLLRPLHLFAVRASDSHNGNHAGPLHKLGLSDAECEAAVVAGNVPEAPPVPPKPASPVGTPVVPSLPLNRRPRRNRRTPALREAFQETTISPANFVYPLFIHEGEEDTPIGAMPGCYRLGWRHGLVQEVAKARDVGVNSVVLFPKIPDALKSPTGNEAYNDNGLVPRSIRLLKDKFPDLVIYTDVALDPYSSDGHDGIVREDGVIMNDETVHQLCKQAVSQARAGADVVSPSDMMDGRVGAMRAALDAEGFHHVSIMSYTAKYASSFYGPFREALDSNPRFGDKKTYQMNPANYREALTEMREDESEGADILLVKPGLPYLDIIRLLRDNSPLPIAAYQVSGEYSMIKAGGALKMIDEEKVMMESLLCLRRAGADIILTYFALQAARSLCGEKR, via the exons ATGCTAATGGCTTCAGCTATCGCTAACGCCCAATTCACCATCATcaacccttcttcttctttcgaTTCTCACGGATACATTGGTCTCAGGCCCACCCAACCTTCCAATTTGAAGCTCTCTTCTAACCGCACCACTTCAACCAACCTTCTTCGCCCTCTCCACCTCTTCGCCGTTAGAGCAAGTGATTCCCACAACGGTAACCATGCGGGTCCACTCCACAAGCTTGGCCTCTCCGACGCCGAATGCGAAGCCGCCGTTGTTGCCGGTAACGTCCCGGAGGCACCTCCGGTTCCCCCTAAACCGGCTTCTCCGGTTGGAACTCCCGTCGTCCCTTCACTT CCACTTAACAGGCGTCCTCGCCGCAACCGGAGGACGCCGGCGCTGAGGGAAGCTTTTCAGGAGACGACAATATCGCCTGCGAATTTCGTGTATCCACTTTTCATTCATGAAG GTGAGGAGGACACTCCAATTGGGGCTATGCCGGGATGCTATAGGCTTGGATGGAGGCATGGACTTGTGCAAGAG GTTGCAAAGGCACGGGATGTTGGTGTTAATAGTGTGGTGCTTTTTCCTAAAATTCCGGATGCCTTGAAG TCTCCCACAGGGAATGAAGCATACAATGATAATGGTTTAGTGCCTCGGTCAATACGTTTGCTGAAGGATAAGTTTCCAGACCTT GTTATCTATACAGATGTTGCACTAGATCCTTATTCATCAGATGGGCATGATGGTATAGTTAGAGAAGATG GAGTCATTATGAATGATGAGACTGTTCATCAATTATGCAAACAAGCTGTATCCCAG GCCCGAGCTGGAGCAGATGTTGTCAGTCCTAGTGATATGATGGATGGTCGGGTGGGAGCAATGCGAGCAGCTCTTGATGCTGAAGGCTTTCATCATGTTTCTATAATGTCCTACACAGCAAA GTATGCAAGCTCATTTTATGGCCCATTTAGAGAAGCGCTGGACTCCAACCCTCGGTTTGGGGACAAGAAAAC TTATCAGATGAATCCAGCAAATTACAGAGAGGCTCTGACTGAGATGCGAGAAGATGAATCTGAAGGAGCTGATATTCTCTTG GTGAAGCCTGGTCTTCCTTATTTGGATATCATAAGGCTTCTGAGGGATAATTCTCCTTTGCCAATTGCAGCATATCAG GTTTCTGGTGAGTACTCAATGATAAAAGCTGGTGGTGCTCTGAAAATGATTGATGAAGAAAAGGTTATGATGGAGTCACTATTGTGCCTCCGACGGGCTGGTGCTGACATCATCTTGACCTATTTTGCTCTTCAAGCTGCCAGAAGTTTATGTGGAGAAAAGAggtaa